The Nitrosopumilus sp. DNA window AACAATTGCTTTGGATGGCTCAAGTCGTGCACTATCTCTTGCACATGCATCCTTTTTTGAAAAACGTTCTACAAGATTCGTAGGTTACAAAGCTACTACTGTTCCAAGTACTCCAGCTATTATAGGCTATCTCAATAAACACTATGGGAAACTAGATTGGGCAACCATAATTGAACCTGCAATTAGAATTGCAAAAAGGGGTTATAGAATAACGCAATTACAGCATGATATTCAAACTAAAAACCTACAAAAATTTTTCCGCGTAAAATCTAAATCTGGAGCTAGATATTTTCTCAAAAATGGTCTTGTACCATATGATGTAGGAGATTTATTTGTACAAGAAGATTTAGCAGAACTTCTAAAATACATAAGTGAACATGGTTATCAAACCTTCTATCATGGTATGATTGCTAAAAAAATTAATGATGATATGCGAATTAATGAAGGATTTTTACATTCAGATGATCTTGCATTAATTCCTGAACCCATAGAAAGAAAACCAATTAAAAGATCATACCGTGGAATTCAAATTGTCACTATGCCTCCACCTACTGCGGGCAGAACCCTACTTTTGGTTTTAATGATGCTAAATAATGTTTCATCAGAATTTATTCGAAGTAAAGATCCAAGATCGTATCATTTTGTTGCTGAGACTTTTAGAAAAGCACTAGCTCATAGATCCCAAAGACCCTATGATCCAAACACATATCATCAAACCCGAGATACAACACATCTTAGTACAAAATTTGCAAAAACACTTGCGGGCTCCATTAGAAATATTGTTGATCCTAAACTTCCTCTACAAGAATATTCTGAAGATCCTGATGAAACAACACATCTTTCAGTTATGGATGATGAAGGAAATGCCATTGGAATTACTCAATCCATAGAACTATCATACGGTTCTAAAGCTGCCGCCGATGGGTTAGGATTTCTGTATAATAATTACATGTAATGTTATGAATTTAACAATCCAAACCATCCATTTTATCTTAGACCCAATGCTTCACCATGGACCTCTGTGTGTCCAACTATAGTTAATTATAAAGATAAACCTTTAATGATACTTGGAAGCCCTGGCAGCTCAAGAATTTTTTCGACTGTTAGTCTGTTTCTTTCAAGAATTATTGATGGACAAAATTCAATTGATCAAGCTATGCTAAAACCTAGAATTCATTGCTCAATGGATGGTATTATTAGTATTGAAGAAGGTTTTGCTGATGACAAAATTGCACCATACTTAGAAAACCTTGGTTATAAAATTGATATTAGAAAACGCTATTCATTTTTTCTTGGAGCAATTCATGCTGTATTGAAATGTCAAACAGGTCAAGGATTTCAGGGGATTGCAGAGATCAGACGAGATGGAAGTGCAGAAGGGATCTAATATCTCTAAAATTAATTAATGCTACTGCTAAAAATTATTTAATGCTATATCAAACATTATCCAAAAAGAGTTAAGGAGTTGAATCCATAAAATAAATTATTAACTCACAAACTACTTTAAATAAAAAATTTAGTAATTAATATGATTAAAGGAAGCCCAAAGAATCTAGTCCCAAAATTTTTTAATAATACTGCCAATTCATATGATCAAATCGTTAATTGGACTACTTTTGGCAAAGATAGTTTTTGGAAACATAAAATTTTAGAGCATATATCAGCTGAAAAAACTGTATTAGATCTTGCTTGTGGTACAGGTATTCTCACAAAACAAATTGCAGAAAAGCTTCCACATGCAGAAATTTTGGGTGTAGATATTACTCAAGGATATCTTGAAAAAGCTAAGGAAAAATTAATTTCACATGAAAAAATTTCTTTTATACATCAGGATGCTGAAAAACTTAAGTTAGAAAAAAAGTTCGCTTGTATTACTGCATCATACTTGCCAAAATATTGCACTCCTGATGTTCTAATTAAAAATTGTCTTGATCATCTTGATGTATGTGGAAAAATAATTTTACATGATTTTACATATCCAAAAATTAGAATAGTGCGTAAAATGTGGGATTTTTATTTCAAACTGCTAAATCTTACCGTCTTTTTTATCCCCAACTGGAAACAAGTTTTTCTTGATTTGCCTCATTTAATAAGAACTTCAAATTGGGTACAGGAATATGAAGAAACTATGAAAAAGTATGGACTAAAAACCTACAAGCAAAATTTGACATGGGGATCTTCAACCATACTTGTTGGAATCAAAATCACTTAGTCTTATTTCTTCTAATATGGTAAACCATGTTACTCCATCATGAATGAGCTCATACTCTCTTGAAGCTATACTTTCATTTGAATGTCTATTCAAAGATAGGATTTTTCTAGTCACATTAATACTATTCATGTTAAGAATAGTTCCAATACCTCGTTTTTTCAATAAAATTTCATCGATAATAAATTTAGGCAATATAGTAGCATCAAATTTCACGATGGCTGTTATGACTGGTAATTCTTGTGCTGTAATTACAACCTTTCTTACAAATTGATTAGGCGTAATCATGTTTTGCTCTACTACTTGTAACTGAATATCACAGTTAAGAATCTCTCCAAGAACAGTAATTACTTGACCTACAGGAGCATCTAATATTTTATTTAACATCATTTCAGAATATGAATTCATACAATCTTTTCTAGATTAAATAAATTAAAGATATCTTAGGATAAAAAAACAAACCGTGCTAAATATTACCACAACACTTGTTATCTTAAGAATTATTTCTTTTTTGTAATATAGTTTGTAATTTACATTTTGATATTTTAATTCTTTATATTTTCTAGATGTGATTATGAAAATGTAACTTACAAGTCCTGCAATTGCAGAAAATATTATAGTTTCAACCGATATTGAATTTGATTGAATCACAGCTCCTGCAAAAACGGGTAAAATACCCCACGATATAACAAATGACACATTGTTGTGAAATTTTTTGTGAAATAATTCTAGATTATATGACAAAAGAAAAAATATTTCGATAATTCCTATTGGAAATAGTAACCAAGAATCTAAAAATACATAGTATAATCCAATAGAAAAAGATATGATTAAAGAAATTATTGAGGCAAGCCAAAGCTTTGATGGTGATATGTCTCCCCATGGTTTTCTCTTGCTACCTAATGCATCAAGACAATGTGCTGATATACCTATTCCAAAAAAATATAGTAAACAAACTGCTACTAACCTATCAACACCAAAATCTACTGAAAGAGAACCCCATATCGTAAACGATATCACCATTCCCGTGTAAGGTAGAAACAAAATTCCTATGGATAATCGAAAATTCCTAGAACCAAATTTTGGTACAAACCATTCAGACAACCTATCTTTTTGCATTGCTTTTTAATGATATTCATACATTAAATGATTTAACGTTCTTCTAACTTTTGAAATTTTTCTATATTATCCAATTGATTTTTAAAGGCCGTGTAGAAACCATACCACAACCAACAAGTTATTCTGTATGATTCTGTGATAATTGTATGCAATTATTCTGTATGTCAGTTCCCTGTTTTGTGTCACTATCTTTCTTGATGTGACACAGTCACCAAACATTCTCTTAATTACTGAGAATATTGTTTCACACTTGTTTCTCTGATGGTATGTTGTTCTATCATATCCATATCTTTTGAGCATCTTTCTATGATGTCCTTTAGTCTTGTACACTGGAACACCTGCATATATTGGTGGAATGATGCTGACAATTCCCAGTTTCTCTGCTGCAACATGGTTCTTTTCAGAATCATATCCCTTGTCTGCAAGAACAGTATTGACAGGAATGATTTGATTTGTCTT harbors:
- a CDS encoding class I SAM-dependent methyltransferase, encoding MIKGSPKNLVPKFFNNTANSYDQIVNWTTFGKDSFWKHKILEHISAEKTVLDLACGTGILTKQIAEKLPHAEILGVDITQGYLEKAKEKLISHEKISFIHQDAEKLKLEKKFACITASYLPKYCTPDVLIKNCLDHLDVCGKIILHDFTYPKIRIVRKMWDFYFKLLNLTVFFIPNWKQVFLDLPHLIRTSNWVQEYEETMKKYGLKTYKQNLTWGSSTILVGIKIT